A genomic window from Maylandia zebra isolate NMK-2024a linkage group LG20, Mzebra_GT3a, whole genome shotgun sequence includes:
- the LOC101484475 gene encoding amphoterin-induced protein 3 isoform X2 has protein sequence MTCGLNPSLLLVLLCFLHSTEETCPSVCLCISDAVSCSSSGLTKLPHSLPSFSISLDLSHNHVSWLSPGCFNGMSRLENLLMAHNQLKALNPGTFQNVSGLRHLDLSSNKFRAVEQHYFQGLWRLEELLLFNNKIARVEAGTLSGLSSLKKVYFSLNQITDFPFFSIQDHTHPFLSMLDLSSNRLTHLQWEDVKALPRLVQRGLYLYNNSLICDCSMYSVFWHWDLRGYDSVRDFKEEHICFINGDLRSSIQFLQQNRFFLNCTVEKPVLQPVTVLLSNVLVSEGERMRLDCQTSLTSTDLSFTWLSPSKGHITKANIDDNLINLLPNGTLEIRATKVNDSGLYVCTAVDIKQALNATREVNVTVLLPTAESFNTGYTTLLGCMQNMLQMTELHTPTTEMKDAKEKTPMLRTEGTKYMGERVFPA, from the exons ATGACCTGCGGACTAAATCCAAGCCTTCTCTTGGTGCTGCTCTGTTTTCTCCACAGCACTGAGGAGACCTGCCCCTCCGTGTGCCTCTGTATATCCGATGCAGTAAGCTGTAGCTCCAGCGGACTTACCAAGCTACCTCACTCCCTGCCCTCTTTCTCAATAAGTCTCGACCTCAGCCACAACCATGTCTCCTGGCTGAGTCCAGGCTGCTTCAACGGGATGTCCAGGCTGGAAAACCTGCTGATGGCGCACAATCAACTCAAAGCCCTGAATCCTGGAACTTTTCAAAACGTCTCTGGTCTCAGGCACCTTGACCTGTCCTCCAATAAGTTTCGTGCGGTAGAGCAGCACTACTTTCAGGGGCTTTGGAGGCTGGAGGAGCTCCTTCTCTTCAATAATAAGATTGCACGGGTGGAGGCCGGCACACTGAGTGGCCTGAGCAGCTTAAAAAAGGTCTATTTCAGCCTCAACCAAATCACAGACTTCCCTTTCTTCTCAATCCAAGATCACACTCATCCATTCCTGAGCATGTTAGATCTCTCATCCAACCGACTGACCCATCTGCAATGGGAGGATGTGAAAGCTTTACCCAGGTTGGTGCAGCGGGGCCTGTATCTCTACAACAACTCTCTGATCTGTGACTGCTCCATGTACAGCGTGTTTTGGCACTGGGACCTGAGGGGCTATGACTCAGTGAGGGACTTTAAGGAGGAGCATATCTGCTTCATTAACGGAGACCTACGATCGTCCATCCAATTTCTACAACAGAACCGATTCTTCCTCAACTGCACTGTGGAAAAACCCGTTTTGCAGCCCGTAACAGTTCTCCTTTCCAACGTGTTGGTTTCAGAGGGAGAAAGGATGCGTCTAGACTGCCAAACATCCCTGACGAGCACAGATCTCTCCTTTACGTGGCTCTCCCCAAGCAAGGGGCACATCACCAAGGCCAACATAGATGATAATCTAATTAACCTGCTTCCTAATGGTACTTTGGAGATCCGAGCAACCAAGGTCAATGACTCGGGACTGTATGTGTGCACAGCTGTGGATATTAAACAGGCACTGAATGCAACTCGGGAGGTGAACGTGACGGTGCTGCTGCCCACGGCAGAGTCATTCAACACTGGCTACACAACGCTGCTCGGCTGTATG caaAACATGCTTCAAATGACAGAATTACACACTCCAACAACAGAGATGAAAGATGCTAAAGAAAAGACTCCCATGCTCCGCACTGAAGGAACAAAGTACATGGGTGAGAGGGTTTTTCCTGCATAA
- the LOC101484475 gene encoding amphoterin-induced protein 3 isoform X1, whose protein sequence is MTCGLNPSLLLVLLCFLHSTEETCPSVCLCISDAVSCSSSGLTKLPHSLPSFSISLDLSHNHVSWLSPGCFNGMSRLENLLMAHNQLKALNPGTFQNVSGLRHLDLSSNKFRAVEQHYFQGLWRLEELLLFNNKIARVEAGTLSGLSSLKKVYFSLNQITDFPFFSIQDHTHPFLSMLDLSSNRLTHLQWEDVKALPRLVQRGLYLYNNSLICDCSMYSVFWHWDLRGYDSVRDFKEEHICFINGDLRSSIQFLQQNRFFLNCTVEKPVLQPVTVLLSNVLVSEGERMRLDCQTSLTSTDLSFTWLSPSKGHITKANIDDNLINLLPNGTLEIRATKVNDSGLYVCTAVDIKQALNATREVNVTVLLPTAESFNTGYTTLLGCMVTTTIILIYLYLTPCRCIYCKRSKQYESSSLSSTLFHSTRDQTKSQTNKHVAFIDPVMNEEGTDWSLES, encoded by the coding sequence ATGACCTGCGGACTAAATCCAAGCCTTCTCTTGGTGCTGCTCTGTTTTCTCCACAGCACTGAGGAGACCTGCCCCTCCGTGTGCCTCTGTATATCCGATGCAGTAAGCTGTAGCTCCAGCGGACTTACCAAGCTACCTCACTCCCTGCCCTCTTTCTCAATAAGTCTCGACCTCAGCCACAACCATGTCTCCTGGCTGAGTCCAGGCTGCTTCAACGGGATGTCCAGGCTGGAAAACCTGCTGATGGCGCACAATCAACTCAAAGCCCTGAATCCTGGAACTTTTCAAAACGTCTCTGGTCTCAGGCACCTTGACCTGTCCTCCAATAAGTTTCGTGCGGTAGAGCAGCACTACTTTCAGGGGCTTTGGAGGCTGGAGGAGCTCCTTCTCTTCAATAATAAGATTGCACGGGTGGAGGCCGGCACACTGAGTGGCCTGAGCAGCTTAAAAAAGGTCTATTTCAGCCTCAACCAAATCACAGACTTCCCTTTCTTCTCAATCCAAGATCACACTCATCCATTCCTGAGCATGTTAGATCTCTCATCCAACCGACTGACCCATCTGCAATGGGAGGATGTGAAAGCTTTACCCAGGTTGGTGCAGCGGGGCCTGTATCTCTACAACAACTCTCTGATCTGTGACTGCTCCATGTACAGCGTGTTTTGGCACTGGGACCTGAGGGGCTATGACTCAGTGAGGGACTTTAAGGAGGAGCATATCTGCTTCATTAACGGAGACCTACGATCGTCCATCCAATTTCTACAACAGAACCGATTCTTCCTCAACTGCACTGTGGAAAAACCCGTTTTGCAGCCCGTAACAGTTCTCCTTTCCAACGTGTTGGTTTCAGAGGGAGAAAGGATGCGTCTAGACTGCCAAACATCCCTGACGAGCACAGATCTCTCCTTTACGTGGCTCTCCCCAAGCAAGGGGCACATCACCAAGGCCAACATAGATGATAATCTAATTAACCTGCTTCCTAATGGTACTTTGGAGATCCGAGCAACCAAGGTCAATGACTCGGGACTGTATGTGTGCACAGCTGTGGATATTAAACAGGCACTGAATGCAACTCGGGAGGTGAACGTGACGGTGCTGCTGCCCACGGCAGAGTCATTCAACACTGGCTACACAACGCTGCTCGGCTGTATGGTGACTACAACGATTATCCTCATCTACCTTTATCTGACTCCATGTCGCTGCATCTACTGCAAACGGTCAAAGCAGTATGAGTCAAGCAGTCTATCTTCTACCCTCTTCCACTCTACAAGAGACCAGACCAAAAGCCAAACTAATAAACACGTAGCCTTCATTGACCCGGTGATGAATGAAGAAGGAACAGATTGGTCTCTGGAAAGctga